A portion of the Novosphingobium sp. KA1 genome contains these proteins:
- a CDS encoding alkaline phosphatase family protein, whose protein sequence is MRFLSASLASMAMALAAAPAMAKDAPGATIAPSLAMPAVTEQVPQDAPRLIVAISVDQFSADLFAQYRQHFTKGFTRLLQGGVYAQGFQSHAATETCPGHSTLLTGVHPARTGITANSWYVPGIGRADKEVYCVEDESDPRSTPDVPVVSPKHLLAPTLGDLMKKANPKTINAAVSAKDRAAVMMSGHDTDAVYWIGDKGFTTFAGRRISKAVEAENADLARRIAAGDGPLAVPGWCGRVDRATPIGNFTIGTWRFPATAGDYKSYVNGPRIDTATAEMAVRMVDELGMGKDAVPDVLSVSFSATDKVGHAFGTEGVEMCVQMNVLDEALGYLFDQLDARGIDYEVVLSADHGGFDAPERQQLRGNPDAVRIDPALSAKALAAAVSQDTGVTVKNGPLFYGAGEAGSVWLSAELTPEQKAKVIPALVARLKANPQIAEVYTQDQIMQWPEPKGHPQDWTMEQKVRASFVPGRSGEVQMLTVRGVVPGKAAPFKVASHGSPWDYDRRVPMLFWRKGMTGFEQPNPVETVDIAPTLAATVGLSAPAGTWDGRCLDIDAAEADSCRR, encoded by the coding sequence ATGCGCTTTCTCTCCGCCTCGCTGGCCTCGATGGCCATGGCTCTTGCCGCCGCGCCCGCCATGGCGAAGGATGCGCCCGGCGCGACCATTGCCCCCAGTCTTGCCATGCCCGCGGTGACCGAGCAGGTGCCGCAGGATGCGCCCAGGCTGATCGTGGCGATCTCGGTCGACCAGTTCTCCGCCGACCTCTTTGCGCAGTACCGCCAGCACTTCACCAAGGGCTTCACCCGCCTGCTGCAAGGCGGGGTCTATGCCCAGGGCTTCCAGTCGCACGCCGCGACCGAGACCTGCCCCGGACACTCGACCCTGCTGACCGGCGTCCATCCCGCGCGCACCGGCATCACCGCGAATTCCTGGTACGTCCCCGGCATCGGCCGCGCGGACAAGGAAGTCTACTGCGTCGAGGACGAGAGCGACCCCAGGTCCACGCCGGACGTTCCGGTGGTGAGCCCCAAGCACCTGCTCGCCCCCACGCTGGGCGACCTGATGAAGAAGGCCAATCCCAAGACCATCAATGCCGCCGTCTCCGCCAAGGACCGCGCCGCGGTGATGATGAGCGGGCACGATACCGACGCCGTCTACTGGATCGGCGACAAGGGCTTCACGACTTTCGCGGGGCGCCGGATTTCCAAGGCGGTGGAGGCGGAGAACGCCGACCTCGCCCGCCGCATCGCTGCCGGTGACGGCCCGCTGGCGGTTCCGGGCTGGTGCGGCAGGGTCGACCGGGCGACGCCGATCGGCAACTTCACCATCGGCACCTGGCGCTTCCCCGCGACCGCAGGCGACTACAAGAGCTACGTCAACGGCCCGCGCATCGACACCGCGACGGCCGAGATGGCGGTGCGCATGGTGGACGAGTTGGGCATGGGCAAGGACGCGGTGCCCGACGTGCTTTCGGTCAGCTTCTCGGCGACCGACAAGGTCGGCCATGCCTTCGGCACCGAGGGCGTGGAAATGTGCGTGCAGATGAACGTGCTGGACGAAGCGCTGGGTTATCTGTTCGACCAGCTGGATGCGCGCGGCATCGACTACGAAGTTGTGCTCAGCGCCGACCATGGCGGCTTCGATGCGCCCGAGCGCCAGCAGCTTCGCGGCAATCCCGATGCCGTGCGCATCGATCCCGCGCTCAGCGCCAAGGCGCTGGCCGCCGCCGTCTCGCAGGATACCGGCGTGACCGTGAAGAACGGCCCGCTGTTCTACGGCGCGGGCGAGGCGGGCAGCGTCTGGCTCTCCGCCGAACTGACGCCGGAACAGAAGGCCAAGGTGATCCCGGCGCTGGTCGCCCGTCTGAAGGCCAATCCGCAGATTGCCGAGGTCTACACGCAGGATCAGATCATGCAGTGGCCCGAACCCAAGGGCCATCCGCAGGACTGGACGATGGAGCAGAAGGTCCGCGCCTCGTTCGTGCCGGGCCGCTCCGGCGAAGTGCAGATGCTGACCGTGCGCGGCGTGGTGCCCGGCAAGGCGGCGCCGTTCAAGGTCGCCTCGCACGGCAGCCCGTGGGATTACGACCGCCGGGTGCCGATGCTGTTCTGGCGCAAGGGCATGACCGGCTTCGAACAGCCGAACCCGGTGGAGACCGTGGACATCGCGCCCACCCTTGCCGCGACGGTCGGTTTGTCCGCACCTGCGGGCACTTGGGACGGAAGGTGTCTCGACATCGACGCGGCGGAGGCCGA
- a CDS encoding protein-disulfide reductase DsbD: protein MKKRRYRLSVTLLCQLLALVLMPIAVRAQTGAPPHIAAQLVAAPAAPGSEAMVAIHMTPEKGWHGYWSNPGDAGLGMELDWTLPKGAKAGTPRYPVPQTLVVSGLMNHVFEHDYAVLVPITVPADAAPGSRLPIRLAAQWLACTEQICVPEHAELAVELPLVAAAPAPDARFAEWTRRLPAPLDASATFALDSKALHLAIPLPAATPLSSPHVFLGEDKLVDYAATQTFAWNGDSLIVTIPRARIDARGADALTGVLRLDGDGNGIAFSARPGAVPTGGTPLAGDTASTPALAPLPLLLLAALAGGLLLNVMPCVFPILSLKALSLARAGESEAHARIEGLAYAAGVVTACLALGGVLLALRAGGQEVGWAFQLQEPLVVVALLLLAAAITANLLGLFELTVPGFVSGGSPSSFTRGAFVTGLLAAFVATPCTGPFMASAMGAALLLPVLPAMALFAALGVGIALPFLAIAFIPPLRRRMPRPGAWMVTFRRWLAVPMGLTALALAWLTWKVGGPWFAGEALLGLALVMAALFVMGRTQRKGGSARPAAAIALAVAVFALVVLPPPMPPAASVDSILGARPFSETALADARAAGKPVFVWMTADWCLSCKVNEEVAIERAETKAAFDKAGVVVLRGDWTRRDPAITRYLTAQGAAGVPLYVWYGRDGKAVQLPQVLTSDLLARQAGG from the coding sequence ATGAAAAAGCGCCGCTATCGCCTCTCCGTGACACTCCTGTGTCAATTGCTGGCGCTTGTCCTGATGCCCATCGCCGTTCGCGCGCAGACCGGGGCCCCGCCGCATATTGCCGCCCAGCTGGTCGCCGCCCCCGCCGCGCCGGGCAGCGAGGCCATGGTGGCCATCCACATGACTCCCGAAAAGGGCTGGCACGGCTACTGGTCGAACCCCGGCGATGCCGGGCTCGGCATGGAGCTGGACTGGACGCTGCCGAAGGGCGCGAAGGCGGGAACCCCGCGCTATCCGGTGCCGCAGACGCTGGTGGTCTCGGGCCTGATGAACCACGTGTTCGAACATGACTACGCCGTGCTGGTGCCGATCACCGTGCCCGCCGATGCCGCGCCGGGAAGCCGCCTGCCGATCCGCCTTGCCGCGCAGTGGCTGGCCTGCACCGAGCAGATCTGCGTGCCCGAGCACGCCGAGCTTGCCGTGGAACTGCCCCTCGTCGCCGCCGCCCCTGCGCCCGATGCGCGCTTTGCCGAATGGACGCGCCGCCTGCCCGCGCCGCTGGACGCCAGCGCCACGTTTGCGCTGGATAGCAAGGCGCTGCACCTTGCCATCCCCCTGCCCGCCGCCACGCCGCTGTCCTCGCCGCATGTTTTCCTGGGCGAGGACAAGCTGGTCGACTATGCCGCGACGCAGACTTTCGCGTGGAACGGCGACAGTCTCATCGTCACCATCCCCCGCGCCAGGATCGACGCACGCGGTGCCGATGCGCTGACCGGCGTGCTGCGGCTGGACGGCGACGGCAACGGCATCGCCTTTTCCGCCCGGCCCGGCGCCGTGCCGACCGGCGGCACACCGCTGGCCGGCGATACCGCTTCAACGCCAGCCCTCGCTCCGTTGCCCCTCCTGCTGCTGGCCGCGCTGGCGGGCGGGCTGCTGCTCAATGTGATGCCCTGCGTTTTCCCGATCCTCAGCCTCAAGGCGCTGAGCCTCGCCCGTGCGGGCGAGAGCGAGGCCCATGCCCGGATCGAGGGGCTGGCCTATGCCGCAGGCGTCGTCACCGCCTGCCTCGCCCTCGGCGGGGTGCTGCTGGCGCTGCGCGCCGGCGGTCAGGAAGTGGGCTGGGCCTTCCAGTTGCAGGAGCCGCTGGTCGTGGTCGCCCTGCTGCTGCTGGCCGCCGCGATCACCGCCAACCTGCTGGGCCTGTTCGAACTGACGGTGCCGGGCTTCGTCTCGGGCGGATCCCCCTCCAGCTTCACCCGCGGCGCGTTCGTCACCGGCCTGCTGGCGGCGTTTGTGGCAACGCCCTGCACCGGCCCGTTCATGGCCAGCGCCATGGGCGCGGCGCTGCTGCTGCCGGTGCTGCCCGCGATGGCGCTGTTCGCGGCGCTGGGCGTGGGCATCGCGCTGCCGTTCCTCGCCATCGCCTTCATTCCCCCGCTGCGCCGCCGCATGCCGCGCCCCGGCGCCTGGATGGTGACGTTCCGCCGCTGGCTGGCGGTGCCGATGGGCCTCACTGCGCTGGCGCTCGCCTGGCTGACGTGGAAGGTCGGCGGGCCGTGGTTCGCGGGCGAGGCCCTGCTTGGCCTCGCGCTGGTCATGGCGGCGCTCTTCGTGATGGGGCGCACCCAGCGCAAGGGCGGCTCTGCACGGCCAGCGGCAGCGATTGCGCTGGCCGTGGCGGTCTTCGCGCTTGTTGTCCTGCCCCCGCCGATGCCGCCTGCCGCGAGCGTCGACTCCATCCTCGGCGCCAGACCCTTCAGCGAAACGGCACTGGCCGATGCGCGCGCCGCCGGGAAGCCGGTCTTCGTGTGGATGACCGCCGACTGGTGCCTGTCCTGCAAGGTGAACGAGGAAGTCGCCATCGAGCGCGCCGAAACCAAGGCCGCCTTCGACAAGGCCGGGGTCGTGGTCCTGCGCGGAGACTGGACGCGCCGCGACCCCGCGATCACCCGCTATCTCACCGCCCAGGGCGCGGCCGGCGTGCCGCTTTACGTCTGGTACGGAAGGGACGGCAAGGCGGTGCAACTGCCGCAAGTGCTGACCAGCGACCTCCTCGCCCGCCAGGCCGGGGGCTGA
- a CDS encoding glycosyl hydrolase family 65 protein — MRGNLRRILATAALLATAASPPANPPASPPAPVFTPSSASGRAAPKLDIAAIARARFGMDAAWYEARIPFFESADPKIDAVYYYRWGLFRAHQRDLGAQGYITTEFADDVGWQREPFASLNDASGFHIAEGRWLNDRRFTDDYINFMYEGGNDRHFTDYMADSVWGRYLVDGDRQALLAHLGTMRHVYRLWDEKFDFAKGLYFVEPLLDATEYTVSSIDASGGKDGFRGGDAFRPSINSYMFANARALAKMAELAGDAAMAQEYAARAEALRAHVLQDLWNPKLGHFTDRYQVSNEFVKYWEPIRNRELVGYLPWMFDLVPDEARYASAWSHLLAPDALAGKAGMRTVEKSYEYYMRQYRYLGDARECQWNGPIWPYQTTQVLAAMGNLLDHYDDHGPVTRSDYMRLLRQYTQLHYQGGRLDLEEDYDPETGKPIVGLDRSHHYFHSGYNDLILTGLVGIRPRADDVLEVNPLLPAAGDAQALAWFHIERVPYHGHAVSVTWDADGTRYGRKGLTVSVDGAEVAHRDDLGRVEVPLARKANAPIVRETNLAVQLVRGTFPKAVASSGTGAENLHDAIDGRAWFYPELPNGWDSATGRTDQWYAVDFGKPVTLGSTELAFFADGAKFAAPRKLVVEVWAGGRWQQVAAPTAAPLANGVTRLVWTPVKAERLRVTMTPAGGKAIRLAEIKAFAGGKI; from the coding sequence ATGCGCGGAAACCTACGGAGGATCCTTGCCACCGCGGCGCTGCTGGCCACGGCGGCCAGTCCGCCCGCCAACCCGCCAGCAAGCCCGCCTGCCCCTGTTTTCACGCCCTCTTCCGCCTCCGGGCGCGCGGCCCCGAAGCTCGACATCGCCGCCATTGCCAGGGCCCGCTTCGGCATGGACGCGGCCTGGTACGAGGCGCGCATTCCCTTCTTCGAAAGCGCCGATCCGAAGATCGATGCGGTCTATTACTACCGCTGGGGCCTGTTCCGCGCCCACCAGCGCGACCTCGGCGCGCAAGGCTACATCACCACCGAATTCGCCGACGACGTGGGCTGGCAGCGCGAGCCTTTCGCCAGCCTCAACGACGCCAGCGGCTTCCACATCGCCGAAGGGCGCTGGCTGAACGACCGCCGGTTCACCGACGACTACATCAATTTCATGTACGAAGGCGGCAACGACCGCCACTTCACCGACTACATGGCCGATTCGGTCTGGGGCCGTTACCTCGTTGACGGCGACAGGCAGGCGCTGCTCGCCCACCTCGGGACGATGCGCCATGTCTACCGGCTGTGGGACGAGAAGTTCGACTTCGCCAAGGGCCTCTACTTCGTCGAACCGCTGCTGGACGCGACCGAGTATACCGTCTCCTCGATCGACGCATCGGGCGGCAAGGACGGGTTCCGGGGCGGGGATGCTTTCCGTCCCTCGATCAACAGCTACATGTTCGCCAATGCCCGCGCGCTGGCGAAGATGGCGGAACTGGCCGGTGACGCCGCAATGGCGCAGGAATACGCCGCGCGGGCCGAGGCGCTGCGTGCGCATGTCCTGCAGGACTTGTGGAACCCGAAGCTCGGCCATTTCACCGACCGCTATCAGGTCAGCAACGAGTTTGTGAAATACTGGGAGCCGATCCGCAATCGCGAGCTGGTCGGCTACCTGCCCTGGATGTTCGACCTCGTGCCGGATGAGGCTCGGTACGCCTCGGCCTGGTCGCACCTGCTCGCCCCCGATGCGCTGGCCGGCAAGGCGGGCATGCGCACGGTCGAGAAGAGCTACGAATATTACATGCGCCAGTATCGCTACCTCGGCGATGCGCGCGAGTGTCAGTGGAACGGCCCGATCTGGCCTTACCAGACGACGCAGGTGCTGGCGGCGATGGGCAACCTGCTCGATCACTATGATGACCACGGTCCGGTCACCCGCAGCGACTACATGCGCCTGCTGCGCCAGTACACGCAGCTGCACTATCAGGGCGGCAGGCTCGATCTGGAAGAGGACTACGATCCGGAGACCGGCAAGCCGATCGTCGGGCTGGACCGCAGCCATCACTACTTCCACTCGGGCTACAACGACCTGATCCTGACCGGCCTTGTCGGCATCCGCCCGCGTGCGGACGACGTGCTGGAGGTCAATCCACTGCTGCCTGCCGCCGGCGACGCGCAGGCCCTGGCCTGGTTCCACATCGAACGCGTGCCCTATCACGGCCACGCGGTTTCGGTGACCTGGGACGCCGACGGCACGCGTTATGGCCGCAAGGGGCTGACGGTTTCCGTCGACGGCGCAGAAGTGGCCCACCGCGACGACCTTGGCCGCGTGGAAGTACCGCTCGCCCGCAAGGCCAACGCGCCGATCGTGCGCGAGACGAACCTTGCGGTGCAACTGGTGCGGGGCACTTTCCCCAAGGCCGTGGCTTCCTCCGGCACCGGGGCGGAGAACCTGCACGATGCCATCGATGGCCGCGCCTGGTTCTATCCCGAGCTTCCCAATGGCTGGGATTCCGCTACCGGCAGGACCGACCAGTGGTACGCGGTGGACTTCGGCAAGCCGGTCACGCTCGGCAGCACCGAACTCGCCTTCTTTGCCGACGGCGCGAAGTTTGCCGCGCCGCGCAAGCTGGTGGTCGAGGTCTGGGCGGGCGGCCGCTGGCAGCAGGTCGCCGCGCCGACGGCGGCGCCGCTGGCCAATGGCGTGACGCGGCTCGTCTGGACGCCCGTCAAGGCAGAACGCCTGCGCGTGACGATGACGCCGGCCGGGGGCAAGGCGATCCGCCTGGCCGAGATCAAGGCCTTCGCAGGTGGAAAAATTTAA